The following proteins are encoded in a genomic region of Amycolatopsis sulphurea:
- a CDS encoding phytoene/squalene synthase family protein: protein MTELDAAGITDPGLRAAYLECRRINAHHGRTFFLATRLLPARARPAAHALYGFARMADELVDNPEPGVDPAVALDKVGDFVDEVYGGVEPAEPVLRAMADTVRRYRIERTLVDAFLHSMRMDLTVTEYATYADLAEYIHGSAGVIGLQMLPVFGTVGPLAEAEPGAAALGEAFQMTNFLRDIGEDLDRGRLYLPTGELAAFGVDREVLQAARRAGRPDPRVRAALAFTVSRTRAVYRRAEAGIRLLRPESRPCVRTSMTLYEGILDEIEAMDYDVLDRRAVVGLRRRLTVALPALCAGWLRRSQAARTGSVTRRRTPYAP from the coding sequence GTGACCGAGCTGGACGCCGCCGGCATCACAGACCCCGGCCTGCGAGCCGCTTACCTCGAATGCCGGCGCATCAACGCCCACCACGGCCGTACGTTCTTCCTCGCCACCCGGCTGCTTCCGGCGCGTGCCCGGCCGGCCGCGCACGCGCTGTACGGCTTCGCGCGTATGGCCGACGAACTGGTCGACAACCCCGAACCCGGCGTGGATCCGGCCGTGGCACTGGACAAGGTGGGCGACTTCGTCGACGAGGTGTACGGCGGGGTTGAGCCGGCCGAGCCCGTACTACGCGCCATGGCGGACACCGTGCGCCGCTATCGCATCGAGCGGACGCTGGTGGACGCCTTCCTGCACTCGATGCGGATGGACCTCACCGTCACCGAGTACGCCACGTACGCCGACCTCGCCGAGTACATCCACGGCTCCGCGGGCGTGATCGGGCTGCAGATGCTGCCGGTGTTCGGCACCGTCGGCCCGCTCGCCGAGGCCGAACCGGGAGCGGCCGCACTGGGCGAAGCGTTCCAGATGACCAATTTCCTGCGGGACATCGGAGAAGACCTCGACCGCGGCAGGCTGTACCTGCCGACCGGCGAACTGGCCGCGTTCGGGGTGGACCGGGAGGTCTTGCAGGCAGCGCGCCGCGCCGGGCGGCCGGACCCGCGGGTGCGGGCCGCGCTCGCCTTCACGGTGTCGCGCACGCGCGCCGTCTACCGCCGTGCCGAGGCCGGAATTCGGTTGCTGCGCCCGGAATCCCGGCCCTGTGTACGGACCTCGATGACGCTGTACGAGGGCATCCTGGACGAGATCGAGGCGATGGACTACGACGTGCTCGACCGCCGCGCGGTGGTCGGCCTCCGGCGGCGGCTCACGGTCGCGCTCCCCGCGCTCTGCGCCGGGTGGCTCCGCCGGAGTCAGGCGGCGCGCACGGGATCGGTCACGCGGCGCCGGACTCCGTACGCTCCGTGA
- a CDS encoding Rv2175c family DNA-binding protein, which translates to MSGIPVADDVLDPAVAVLPLPEVAAALGLSANKVRQLLRDGHLIAVRRDGELCVPGDFFVSGGVVKGLAGTITVLADSGFTRTEMLRWLFTADETLPGTTPINALRTSHGTEVKRRAQAMAF; encoded by the coding sequence GTGAGTGGGATACCTGTCGCCGACGACGTCCTCGACCCCGCGGTCGCGGTCCTGCCGCTGCCGGAGGTGGCCGCCGCACTGGGGCTCTCCGCGAACAAGGTGCGCCAGCTCCTGCGCGACGGCCACCTGATCGCGGTGCGGCGGGACGGCGAACTGTGCGTACCGGGCGATTTCTTCGTCTCCGGCGGGGTGGTCAAGGGCCTGGCCGGCACGATCACCGTGCTCGCCGACTCGGGTTTCACCCGGACCGAGATGCTGCGCTGGCTGTTCACCGCGGACGAGACGCTGCCGGGCACCACCCCGATCAACGCCCTGCGCACCAGCCACGGCACCGAGGTCAAGCGGCGCGCCCAGGCCATGGCCTTCTGA
- the pknB gene encoding Stk1 family PASTA domain-containing Ser/Thr kinase gives MTRTDPLLVGTLLDGRYRVDRLLAKGGMSAVYRGLDTRLDRPVAIKIMDPRFADDRSFVDRFVREARSAAQLHHPNVVSVHDQGFATPADPDSGLAFLVMELVQGGTLRDLLAEQGRLDVALVFGVAEPVLSALAAAHAAGLVHRDVKPENVLIGRSGQVGGGVVKVGDFGLVRAVASAGTTSSSVILGTVAYLSPEQVGTGATTARGDVYATGILLYEMLTGRVPYVGDTALSVAYRHVNDDVPRPGELRPDLPAALDELIVRATRRDPELRPADAGEFLTELQAVRAQLGIELATVPVPPPPDASHVSDTEQTLPRIPAVAETMPMSGPRGTRALTRAVPTGAPPVPPPPVPPVPREEPPEEPKRRSRGKLITLVVAGVLVLGGLIGGFAFMLTDSGSTTSNVPRLVGLTQAAAGDALRAAQLNPRYSQEFSNTVPANTVIKTSPAEGTKLDQNATVSVVVSKGRPKVPDVRVGASLGEATKAIQGQQLTVTQGTPEYSDTTPEGSVLSVNPTAGTAVDIGSAVTLVLSKGPEPLPPVPDVTGRPKDEAFTLLRQYGFTPVDGGEEVSQTVPLGSVTRTDPAANSPGTKQVKVWVSNSVQVPDVRFKPFDEAAQILKDAGLDVDRKGNGNGNGGHGGFGFVLQQDPQPGTLVAKGTKVHIRGWGD, from the coding sequence GTGACACGCACGGATCCGCTTCTCGTCGGCACTCTGCTGGACGGCCGCTACCGCGTGGACCGGCTGCTGGCCAAGGGTGGGATGTCCGCCGTCTACCGGGGGCTGGACACCCGGCTCGACCGGCCGGTGGCCATCAAGATCATGGACCCGCGGTTCGCCGACGATCGGTCGTTCGTCGACCGGTTCGTGCGCGAAGCGCGATCGGCCGCCCAGTTGCATCACCCGAACGTGGTATCGGTGCACGATCAGGGCTTCGCCACCCCGGCCGATCCCGATTCGGGCCTGGCGTTCCTGGTGATGGAGCTGGTCCAGGGCGGCACCCTGCGTGATCTGCTGGCCGAGCAAGGCAGGCTCGACGTGGCGCTCGTGTTCGGCGTGGCCGAGCCGGTGCTGTCCGCGCTGGCCGCGGCGCACGCGGCCGGGCTGGTGCACCGCGACGTGAAACCGGAGAACGTGCTCATCGGCCGCAGCGGTCAGGTCGGCGGCGGAGTGGTGAAGGTCGGTGACTTCGGCCTGGTGCGCGCCGTCGCCAGCGCGGGCACCACCAGCTCCAGCGTCATCCTCGGCACGGTCGCCTATCTCTCGCCGGAACAGGTGGGCACCGGCGCCACCACCGCGCGCGGCGACGTGTACGCCACCGGCATCCTGCTGTACGAGATGCTGACCGGCCGTGTGCCCTATGTCGGCGACACCGCGCTTTCGGTCGCGTACCGGCACGTGAACGACGACGTGCCGCGTCCGGGCGAGCTGCGGCCCGATCTGCCGGCCGCGCTCGACGAACTGATCGTGCGCGCCACCCGGCGTGATCCGGAGCTGCGCCCGGCCGACGCCGGGGAATTCCTCACCGAACTACAGGCCGTCCGCGCTCAGCTGGGCATCGAGCTGGCCACCGTGCCCGTGCCACCGCCGCCGGACGCCAGCCACGTCTCTGACACCGAACAGACGCTGCCGCGCATCCCGGCCGTCGCGGAGACGATGCCGATGTCCGGTCCACGCGGCACCCGTGCGCTGACCAGGGCGGTTCCTACGGGAGCGCCGCCAGTACCACCGCCGCCCGTGCCGCCGGTGCCGAGGGAAGAGCCGCCGGAGGAGCCGAAGCGACGCAGCCGCGGGAAGCTGATAACGCTGGTGGTCGCCGGGGTGCTCGTGCTGGGCGGGCTGATCGGCGGGTTCGCGTTCATGCTCACCGATTCCGGGTCGACCACGTCGAACGTGCCACGGCTCGTCGGGCTCACCCAGGCAGCCGCGGGCGACGCGCTGCGCGCGGCACAACTCAACCCGCGTTACAGCCAGGAGTTCAGCAACACCGTGCCGGCCAACACGGTGATCAAGACGAGCCCTGCGGAGGGCACGAAACTCGACCAGAACGCCACGGTGTCCGTGGTGGTGTCGAAGGGCCGGCCGAAGGTGCCCGACGTCCGCGTCGGCGCTTCGCTCGGCGAAGCGACGAAGGCGATCCAAGGCCAGCAGCTGACCGTCACGCAGGGTACGCCGGAGTACAGCGACACAACGCCGGAAGGCAGCGTGCTGAGCGTGAACCCCACAGCCGGTACTGCAGTCGACATCGGCAGCGCGGTGACGCTCGTGCTGTCCAAGGGGCCGGAGCCGTTGCCACCGGTGCCGGACGTCACCGGACGCCCGAAGGACGAGGCGTTCACCCTACTGCGCCAGTACGGCTTCACTCCGGTGGACGGCGGCGAAGAGGTCTCACAGACGGTCCCCTTGGGCAGTGTCACCCGCACCGACCCGGCGGCGAACTCGCCGGGCACCAAGCAGGTGAAGGTCTGGGTGTCCAATTCCGTCCAGGTGCCCGACGTGCGGTTCAAGCCGTTCGACGAGGCGGCGCAGATCCTCAAGGACGCGGGCCTCGACGTCGATCGCAAGGGCAACGGCAATGGAAACGGCGGCCATGGTGGCTTCGGCTTCGTCCTGCAGCAGGATCCGCAACCCGGCACGCTCGTCGCGAAGGGCACGAAGGTGCACATCCGCGGATGGGGTGACTGA
- a CDS encoding class II 3-deoxy-7-phosphoheptulonate synthase: protein MNWTVDVPVDTLPELPPLPPELRARLDTALALPAAQQPEWPDAELAKRVRSVLESVPPITVPAEIDRLQDRLAMVARGEAFLLQGGDCAETFESNTEPHIRANLRTLLQMAVVLTYGASLPVVKVGRIAGQYAKPRSAATDALGLPVYRGDIINSLVAKPELRVPDPGRMIRAYANAGAAMNLVRALTGAGMADLHQVHDWNKDFVTSSPAGERYEALAGEIDRGLRFMNACGVTDTSLHSTEIFASHEALLLDYERAMLRMDNADAANPKLYNLSSHFLWVGERTRQLDGAHIAFAELLSNPIGLKIGPTTRPEQALEYVERLDPRGEPGRLTLISRMGNGKVRDVLPAIVEKVEASGHKVIWQCDPMHGNTHEASTGYKTRHFDRIVDEVQGFFEVHHQLGSYPGGIHVELTGEDVTECLGGAQEISDVDLAGRYETACDPRLNTQQSLELAFLVAEMLRG from the coding sequence GTGAACTGGACAGTGGATGTTCCCGTCGACACGCTTCCCGAACTTCCGCCGTTGCCGCCGGAGCTGCGTGCGCGGCTCGACACGGCGTTGGCGCTGCCGGCCGCGCAGCAGCCCGAGTGGCCGGACGCCGAGCTGGCCAAGCGGGTCCGTTCGGTGCTGGAGAGCGTGCCGCCGATCACCGTGCCCGCCGAGATCGACCGGTTGCAGGACCGGCTGGCGATGGTCGCCCGCGGTGAGGCGTTCCTGCTGCAGGGCGGCGACTGCGCGGAGACGTTCGAGTCCAACACCGAACCGCACATCCGGGCGAACCTGCGCACCCTGCTGCAGATGGCGGTGGTGCTGACCTACGGGGCGAGCCTGCCGGTGGTCAAGGTCGGCCGGATCGCCGGGCAGTACGCGAAACCGCGCTCGGCCGCCACCGACGCGCTCGGCCTGCCGGTCTATCGCGGGGACATCATCAACTCGCTGGTGGCCAAGCCGGAGCTGCGGGTGCCGGACCCAGGCCGGATGATCCGCGCGTATGCGAACGCGGGCGCGGCGATGAACCTGGTCCGCGCGCTGACCGGCGCCGGGATGGCCGATCTGCACCAGGTGCACGACTGGAACAAGGATTTCGTGACCTCCTCCCCGGCCGGGGAGCGGTACGAGGCGCTGGCCGGCGAGATCGACCGCGGCCTGCGGTTCATGAACGCCTGCGGGGTCACCGACACCTCGCTGCACTCCACGGAGATCTTCGCCAGCCACGAGGCGCTGCTGCTGGACTACGAGCGCGCGATGCTGCGGATGGACAACGCCGACGCGGCGAATCCCAAGCTGTACAACCTTTCCTCGCACTTTCTGTGGGTCGGCGAGCGCACCCGCCAGCTCGACGGCGCGCACATCGCGTTCGCCGAGCTGCTGAGCAACCCGATCGGGCTCAAGATCGGCCCCACCACTAGGCCCGAGCAGGCGCTGGAGTACGTGGAACGGCTCGACCCGCGCGGCGAACCGGGCCGGCTGACGCTGATCTCCCGGATGGGCAACGGCAAGGTCCGCGACGTGCTCCCGGCGATCGTGGAGAAGGTCGAGGCCTCCGGGCACAAGGTCATCTGGCAGTGCGACCCGATGCACGGCAACACCCACGAGGCCTCCACCGGCTACAAGACCCGCCACTTCGACCGGATCGTCGACGAGGTGCAGGGCTTTTTCGAGGTGCACCACCAGCTCGGCAGCTATCCCGGCGGGATCCACGTCGAACTCACCGGCGAGGACGTCACCGAATGCCTCGGCGGGGCACAGGAGATCTCCGACGTGGACCTCGCGGGCCGCTACGAGACCGCCTGCGACCCGCGGCTCAACACCCAGCAATCCCTCGAACTGGCCTTCCTCGTCGCGGAGATGCTGCGCGGCTGA
- a CDS encoding DUF5313 family protein has protein sequence MNRPGPVRWLRYVYGGRLPDDYREWVLHDTTTGTWLLRAAFQIFAIALPWLVAAFFVLTLLTPLPVTVVVAALLMCLALSMFLTLTSADEFAEVRLAKHGFPPGTGKLVRKRRGGHSTWP, from the coding sequence GTGAACCGCCCTGGACCGGTGCGCTGGCTGCGTTACGTCTACGGTGGCCGCCTTCCCGACGACTACCGCGAGTGGGTGCTGCACGACACGACCACGGGAACCTGGCTGCTGCGAGCGGCTTTCCAGATCTTCGCGATCGCGCTGCCGTGGCTGGTCGCGGCGTTCTTCGTGCTCACCCTGCTGACCCCGCTGCCGGTCACGGTGGTGGTCGCGGCCCTGCTGATGTGCCTTGCGCTGAGCATGTTCCTCACCCTGACCAGCGCGGACGAGTTCGCCGAGGTCCGCCTCGCCAAGCACGGATTCCCTCCGGGCACCGGGAAGCTCGTGCGGAAACGCCGGGGCGGGCACTCGACCTGGCCGTGA